The Hymenobacter sp. GOD-10R genome includes a window with the following:
- a CDS encoding helix-turn-helix transcriptional regulator: MKPDSPETVYTKLASRGRAEASTLLPLGFQQEVGRFNICNVADLMLTYPSRPPMSFDRRPFYKVSLVCGRSRVESADQVLEIEHKGLWFATSKVPYRWQPHDLNQTGYFCLFTDDFLLPVRGGVVLEELPIFQLGGCPAWELTDSEYRTVEALFEKMAQEITSGYTYKYDLLRAYLLELIHLGQKLQPTPVAAPIHNASTRLAALFAELLERQFPLATPQQQLRLRTAKDYADQLAVHVNHLNRTLKEITGQTTTALISSRVVQEAKILLKQTNWTVSEIADSLGFTDVAHFCTFFKRQTGLVPGSLRS; encoded by the coding sequence ATGAAGCCTGATTCGCCCGAAACAGTATATACCAAGCTAGCTTCTAGGGGCCGTGCAGAGGCCAGTACACTGCTGCCACTCGGTTTTCAGCAAGAAGTTGGGCGTTTTAACATCTGCAACGTGGCGGATTTGATGCTCACGTACCCAAGCCGGCCGCCGATGAGCTTCGACCGGCGACCGTTCTACAAAGTCAGCTTGGTTTGCGGGAGAAGTCGGGTTGAGAGCGCCGACCAAGTATTGGAAATTGAACACAAAGGCTTGTGGTTTGCCACCTCTAAGGTTCCCTATCGTTGGCAGCCCCACGACCTAAACCAGACCGGATACTTCTGCCTTTTTACCGACGATTTTCTGCTGCCGGTCAGGGGTGGAGTAGTGCTGGAAGAACTACCGATTTTTCAACTGGGAGGTTGTCCTGCGTGGGAGTTGACGGATTCGGAATATAGGACAGTAGAGGCTCTTTTTGAGAAGATGGCCCAGGAAATAACTTCTGGCTATACCTACAAGTATGACCTGTTGCGTGCTTACTTGTTAGAGCTTATCCACCTGGGGCAGAAGCTGCAGCCTACTCCAGTTGCGGCACCCATCCATAATGCATCGACGCGGCTAGCAGCGCTGTTTGCTGAGTTGTTGGAGCGGCAGTTTCCGCTGGCCACCCCGCAGCAGCAGCTGCGCTTGCGCACGGCCAAAGATTACGCCGACCAGCTGGCCGTGCACGTAAACCATCTTAATAGAACGCTAAAGGAAATTACCGGCCAGACCACTACTGCGCTCATTAGTAGTCGGGTAGTGCAGGAGGCAAAGATCCTGCTGAAGCAAACGAATTGGACTGTTTCTGAAATTGCCGATAGCCTAGGTTTTACAGATGTGGCGCACTTCTGCACCTTCTTCAAGCGGCAGACGGGCTTAGTTCCCGGCTCCTTGCGAAGCTAG
- a CDS encoding valine--tRNA ligase, which yields MALAKTYTPADVEAKWYQRWQEQGFFKAKPNPRKPAYSVVIPPPNVTGVLHMGHMLNNTIQDVLVRRARMQGKEACWVPGTDHASIATEAKVVALLKEKGINKRDLTREEFLKHAWDWKEKYGGIILEQLKKLGASCDWDRTRFTMEPELTEAVMRVFVDLYRKGQIYRGVRMVNWDPQGQTAISDEEVIAKDTTGKMYHLRYEVVGQEGQYLTVATSRPETIMADVAVALNPNDGRYSHLHGQKVRIPLLGREIPIILDEYVAIDFGTGALKVTPAHDLNDYELGLKHNLAVIDILNDDGTLNEKAVLYVGQDRFAARKQIAKDLQEAGLLDKIEEYASVLQTSERTGAVIEPRLSLQWFCKMDQMAKPALEAVETDEIKLHPPKFKNMYRVWMENVRDWCISRQLWWGQRIPAWYLPDGSFVVALNEDEALKLAQQKSGNENLALTDLRQDEDVLDTWFSSWLWPISVFDGFKDPDNADVNYFYPTNDLVTAPEILFFWVARMIMAGLEYRKEVPFKNVYLTGIVRDDQGRKMSKQLGNSPDPLDLIAQYGADGVRTGMLFSAPAGNDLLFDIKLVEQGRNFTNKLWNAFRLTQGWEVSQDLPFASEKAVEWFGARLQETVAQLDEHFDKFRMNDALLTVYKLVWDDFCSVYLEMVKPAYQQPIDAETLKHTIGYFETLLKLLHPFMPFITEELWHELAPRGAKEYICVAAWPKLTPVADSADILSRMTTVLDVVAGIRNVRNQKNIGPSKPLVVAAKTDEQELLAAYVSIIKKLANVSELSFVHEALTGAVSFVQGASEFFIPLEGHIDLAAERARIEKEIEYNRGFLESVLKKLSNEKFVQNAKPDVIERERQKQADAEAKIAALEQSLASL from the coding sequence ATGGCCCTCGCCAAAACCTACACGCCCGCCGACGTTGAAGCCAAATGGTACCAGCGCTGGCAGGAGCAAGGCTTCTTTAAAGCCAAACCGAACCCCCGCAAACCGGCTTATTCTGTGGTCATTCCGCCGCCCAACGTTACGGGTGTGCTGCACATGGGCCACATGCTCAACAATACCATTCAGGACGTGCTGGTGCGCCGTGCCCGCATGCAGGGCAAAGAAGCGTGCTGGGTGCCCGGCACCGACCACGCCTCTATTGCCACGGAAGCCAAAGTGGTAGCTCTGCTCAAGGAAAAAGGCATCAACAAGCGCGACCTTACCCGTGAGGAGTTCTTGAAGCACGCCTGGGACTGGAAAGAAAAGTACGGCGGTATCATTCTGGAACAGCTCAAAAAGCTAGGTGCCAGCTGCGACTGGGACCGGACGCGCTTCACCATGGAGCCCGAGCTGACAGAAGCCGTGATGCGCGTGTTCGTAGATCTGTACCGCAAGGGCCAAATCTACCGCGGCGTGCGCATGGTGAACTGGGACCCGCAGGGCCAAACCGCCATCAGCGACGAAGAGGTAATTGCCAAGGATACTACCGGCAAAATGTACCACTTGCGCTACGAAGTAGTAGGGCAGGAGGGGCAGTACTTGACGGTAGCTACTTCGCGCCCCGAAACCATTATGGCCGACGTGGCGGTGGCATTGAACCCAAACGATGGGCGCTACAGCCACCTGCACGGGCAGAAGGTGCGTATTCCGCTGCTCGGCCGCGAGATTCCAATCATTCTGGATGAGTACGTAGCCATTGACTTCGGAACGGGGGCGCTGAAAGTGACCCCAGCCCACGACTTGAACGACTACGAGCTAGGCCTAAAGCACAACCTAGCTGTTATCGACATCCTGAACGACGACGGCACGCTCAATGAGAAGGCTGTGCTGTATGTGGGCCAGGACCGTTTTGCCGCGCGCAAGCAGATTGCCAAGGATTTGCAGGAAGCTGGTTTGCTCGACAAAATCGAGGAGTATGCTAGCGTGTTGCAAACGTCGGAGCGCACCGGAGCTGTTATTGAGCCGCGCCTGTCGCTACAATGGTTCTGCAAAATGGACCAGATGGCGAAGCCGGCCCTAGAAGCGGTGGAGACCGATGAAATCAAGCTGCACCCGCCCAAGTTCAAGAACATGTACCGGGTGTGGATGGAGAACGTGCGCGATTGGTGCATTTCGCGCCAGCTGTGGTGGGGCCAGCGCATTCCGGCCTGGTACCTGCCCGATGGCTCGTTCGTAGTGGCCTTGAACGAAGACGAAGCCCTGAAGCTAGCGCAGCAAAAATCTGGCAACGAAAACCTAGCCCTCACCGACCTGCGCCAGGACGAAGACGTGCTGGATACGTGGTTCTCGTCGTGGCTGTGGCCGATTTCAGTGTTCGATGGGTTCAAGGACCCAGATAACGCCGACGTCAACTACTTCTACCCAACCAATGACCTCGTAACGGCGCCCGAAATCCTGTTTTTCTGGGTGGCTCGTATGATCATGGCTGGGCTGGAATACCGCAAGGAAGTGCCGTTTAAAAACGTGTACCTCACTGGTATCGTGCGCGACGACCAAGGCCGCAAGATGAGCAAGCAGCTCGGCAACTCGCCCGACCCGCTCGACCTCATTGCGCAGTACGGCGCCGATGGCGTACGTACCGGCATGCTGTTCTCGGCCCCGGCCGGCAACGACTTGCTCTTCGACATCAAACTTGTAGAGCAGGGCCGCAACTTCACCAACAAGCTCTGGAACGCCTTCCGCCTTACGCAGGGCTGGGAAGTGAGCCAAGACCTGCCCTTCGCCAGCGAAAAGGCGGTGGAGTGGTTCGGGGCTAGGTTGCAGGAAACCGTAGCGCAGCTCGACGAGCACTTCGACAAGTTTCGCATGAACGATGCGCTGCTGACCGTGTACAAGCTCGTATGGGACGATTTCTGCTCGGTGTATCTGGAAATGGTAAAGCCTGCTTATCAGCAACCGATTGATGCGGAGACGCTGAAGCACACCATTGGCTACTTCGAAACGCTGCTGAAGTTGCTGCACCCATTCATGCCCTTCATCACGGAGGAGCTGTGGCACGAGCTAGCTCCGCGCGGCGCGAAGGAGTACATCTGTGTGGCGGCTTGGCCCAAGCTGACACCTGTTGCCGACAGTGCTGACATTCTCAGCCGCATGACAACGGTACTAGACGTAGTAGCAGGCATCCGCAACGTGCGCAACCAGAAGAACATCGGGCCAAGCAAGCCGCTGGTGGTGGCCGCCAAAACGGACGAGCAGGAGCTATTAGCTGCCTACGTGTCTATCATTAAAAAGCTAGCTAACGTGAGCGAACTGAGCTTCGTGCACGAAGCGCTAACCGGCGCCGTGAGCTTCGTACAGGGCGCCAGCGAGTTCTTCATTCCGTTGGAAGGCCACATCGACCTAGCAGCCGAGCGGGCCCGCATCGAGAAGGAAATTGAGTACAACCGCGGCTTCCTCGAATCAGTGTTGAAAAAGCTCAGCAACGAGAAATTCGTACAGAATGCCAAGCCCGACGTGATTGAGCGCGAGCGGCAGAAGCAAGCCGATGCTGAAGCCAAGATTGCAGCGTTGGAGCAAAGCCTAGCTTCGCTATAG
- a CDS encoding S9 family peptidase — MKKLNPLLVGASVLALGSAQAQQGNPPVATIKPKQLTTLGNTRTDNYYWLNERENPEVIKYLNAENAYFNEKMAPAKAVEGKIFNEIKGRIKEQDESVPYRDNGYYYYTRYETGGEYPIYCRKKGDLKAPEEVLLNANQMGKGKSYFAIGGYEVSDNNQIMAYGADTVSRRLYTLRFKDLKTGKVYPEAIPNTSGNAVWATDNKTVFYAKKDVTTLLPYQLYRHTLGTDPKEDKLIYEEKDNTFNLGVGRSKSKKYIYLVVGSSLSNEFRYLDAANPAGEFKVFLPREKDHLYDIEHMGDNFYVRTNWQAPNYRLMVTPTSNTAKTAWKDVIPARKDAFINGFDLFRDFLVVNERKNGLLQMRVIDWKSKQEHYLKFDEPAYMATFGANAEFDTPVLRYVYTSFTTPPSTYDYDMNTHKSTLRKQQEVLGGFKKEDYVTERTFVKARDGAMVPIAIVYKKGFKKDGNAPLLQYAYGSYGYSQDPTFSAARLSLLDRGFAYVLCHIRGGQEMGRQWFEDGRMLHKINSFNDFIDCSEYLIKEKYTSPAKLFASGASAGGLLMGAVVNMRPDLYKGIIAGVPFVDVVTTMLDESIPLTTGEYDQWGNPNQKQYYDYMLSYSPYDNVKKQAYPNMLVTTGLHDSQVQYFEPAKWVAKLRTMKTDNNLLLLHTDMAAGHGGASGRFKSINDTARQYAFMLMLLGLNS, encoded by the coding sequence ATGAAAAAGCTTAACCCTTTATTGGTGGGTGCCAGCGTGCTAGCCTTAGGCTCGGCGCAGGCGCAGCAGGGCAATCCGCCTGTCGCGACCATCAAACCCAAGCAGCTGACCACCCTAGGTAACACGCGCACTGATAATTATTACTGGCTCAACGAGCGCGAAAACCCGGAGGTAATTAAGTACCTGAACGCCGAAAACGCCTACTTCAATGAGAAGATGGCACCAGCCAAAGCCGTGGAAGGCAAGATTTTCAACGAAATCAAAGGCCGCATCAAGGAGCAGGATGAGTCGGTGCCGTACCGCGATAATGGCTACTATTACTACACGCGTTATGAAACGGGTGGGGAATATCCGATCTACTGCCGCAAGAAGGGCGACCTAAAAGCCCCCGAGGAAGTATTGCTCAACGCCAACCAGATGGGCAAAGGCAAGAGCTACTTTGCCATCGGCGGCTACGAAGTGAGTGACAACAACCAGATCATGGCCTATGGTGCTGATACGGTGAGTCGCCGCTTGTACACGCTGCGTTTCAAGGACTTGAAGACTGGTAAGGTGTACCCCGAAGCCATTCCGAACACCAGCGGCAACGCCGTATGGGCTACCGACAACAAGACGGTGTTCTATGCCAAGAAAGACGTCACGACGCTGCTGCCGTATCAGCTGTATCGCCACACCCTAGGCACTGATCCGAAGGAGGATAAACTGATTTACGAAGAGAAGGACAACACCTTCAACCTAGGAGTAGGCCGCTCCAAGTCGAAGAAGTACATCTACCTGGTAGTCGGCAGCTCACTCTCCAATGAGTTTCGTTACCTCGATGCTGCCAACCCAGCCGGTGAGTTCAAGGTGTTTCTGCCCCGCGAGAAGGACCATCTATACGACATCGAGCACATGGGCGATAATTTTTACGTGCGTACCAACTGGCAAGCACCTAACTATCGTCTGATGGTGACGCCGACCAGCAACACCGCAAAAACGGCTTGGAAAGATGTAATTCCAGCTCGTAAGGACGCATTTATCAATGGCTTCGATCTGTTCCGCGACTTCCTCGTGGTGAATGAGCGAAAAAACGGCTTGCTCCAAATGCGCGTGATCGACTGGAAAAGCAAGCAGGAGCATTACCTCAAGTTTGACGAACCAGCCTACATGGCCACATTTGGGGCTAATGCCGAATTCGATACGCCAGTACTGCGCTACGTGTACACCTCGTTTACCACGCCGCCTTCCACCTACGACTACGACATGAACACCCACAAGAGCACCCTGCGCAAGCAGCAGGAAGTGCTAGGTGGCTTCAAGAAGGAAGATTACGTGACGGAGCGCACCTTCGTGAAAGCCCGCGACGGCGCCATGGTGCCGATTGCCATTGTCTACAAGAAAGGGTTCAAGAAGGATGGCAACGCGCCACTTTTGCAGTACGCTTACGGCTCCTATGGCTACTCGCAAGACCCGACCTTCAGCGCAGCTCGCCTGAGCTTGCTCGACCGCGGTTTTGCCTACGTGCTTTGCCACATCCGCGGCGGACAGGAGATGGGCCGACAGTGGTTCGAAGACGGCCGTATGCTGCACAAAATCAATAGCTTCAATGACTTCATCGATTGCTCCGAGTACCTGATCAAGGAGAAGTACACTTCGCCGGCCAAGCTGTTTGCCTCCGGCGCCAGCGCAGGTGGACTATTGATGGGTGCCGTAGTGAACATGCGCCCCGATCTTTACAAGGGCATCATTGCTGGCGTACCTTTCGTGGATGTGGTGACCACCATGCTCGACGAAAGCATTCCGCTAACCACCGGCGAGTACGACCAATGGGGCAACCCCAACCAAAAGCAGTACTACGACTACATGCTCTCGTATTCGCCCTATGACAACGTGAAAAAGCAAGCCTACCCTAACATGCTCGTCACTACCGGCCTGCACGATTCGCAGGTGCAGTACTTCGAGCCTGCTAAGTGGGTAGCCAAGCTGCGCACCATGAAAACCGACAACAACCTGTTGCTGCTCCACACCGATATGGCCGCCGGCCACGGAGGTGCATCGGGCCGCTTCAAGTCCATTAACGACACGGCCCGTCAGTACGCCTTCATGCTGATGCTGTTAGGGTTGAACTCATAA
- a CDS encoding dihydrolipoamide acetyltransferase family protein, which produces MARVEMVMPKMGESIMEGTILKWLKQVGDIIEQDESVLEVATDKVDTEVPAIHAGVLQEILAPEGQVVAVGAPIAVLETEVTTAQAPAPTTAPAASEPAEQEEEEAEPIAVPYLPAATNTKPATTQPAHAAHASVAQPGRFYSPLVLNIARQEGISLADLEQIPGTGQDNRVTKKDILTYVADGKKPLAQPEPAAPSAPAPAASASEPAPTAATQPEASAPKAAPAPTPEPQPAAPATETPAPAPKASSAPAPSKPAPSVSGGDELIEMDRMRKLIAQRMVDSKRISPHVTSFVEADVTEIVNWRNKHKDAYKQREGENLTFTPILVQAIVRAIKDFPNINVSIEGDYIIKKRDINIGLAVALPSGNLIVPVIHKADELNLNGLSKRINDLANRARINKLKPEDLEGGTYTVSNVGSFGNVMGTPIIVQPQVAIMALGAIKKKPAVIETPQGDLIGVRHFMFLSHSYDHRVVDGSLGGMFVRKVADYLEQFDPNTTI; this is translated from the coding sequence ATGGCACGAGTAGAAATGGTGATGCCCAAAATGGGCGAAAGCATTATGGAAGGCACCATTCTGAAATGGCTCAAACAAGTAGGTGATATCATTGAGCAAGACGAATCGGTACTGGAAGTAGCTACTGATAAAGTAGACACAGAAGTACCCGCCATTCATGCTGGTGTGTTGCAGGAAATATTGGCGCCAGAAGGTCAGGTAGTTGCCGTAGGAGCTCCCATAGCCGTGCTAGAAACAGAGGTTACTACGGCGCAAGCACCAGCTCCCACTACGGCACCCGCCGCTTCGGAACCAGCTGAGCAAGAAGAGGAAGAAGCAGAGCCTATTGCAGTGCCTTACCTCCCTGCTGCCACCAATACTAAGCCTGCAACTACCCAACCAGCGCATGCAGCCCACGCTAGCGTAGCGCAGCCGGGCCGCTTCTATTCGCCATTGGTGCTAAACATTGCCCGGCAGGAAGGTATTTCCCTCGCCGATTTAGAGCAAATCCCCGGCACGGGTCAGGATAACCGCGTTACCAAGAAGGATATCCTCACGTACGTGGCCGACGGAAAGAAGCCACTCGCGCAGCCTGAACCTGCTGCGCCCAGCGCCCCAGCACCTGCTGCTTCGGCTTCAGAACCAGCTCCCACGGCAGCAACACAACCAGAAGCTTCTGCCCCCAAAGCTGCACCGGCCCCAACGCCCGAGCCACAACCCGCTGCGCCAGCCACCGAGACTCCCGCGCCCGCACCAAAAGCTAGCAGCGCACCGGCGCCTAGCAAACCAGCACCTTCCGTTAGTGGCGGCGATGAGCTAATCGAGATGGACCGCATGCGCAAGCTAATCGCGCAGCGGATGGTGGATTCCAAGCGCATTTCACCCCACGTTACTTCTTTCGTGGAAGCGGACGTGACTGAAATCGTGAACTGGCGCAACAAGCACAAGGATGCTTACAAGCAGCGCGAAGGGGAAAACCTAACGTTCACACCCATTCTGGTGCAGGCGATTGTGCGAGCTATTAAGGATTTCCCCAACATCAACGTATCGATAGAGGGGGATTACATTATCAAGAAGCGCGACATCAACATTGGCTTAGCGGTAGCACTGCCTTCCGGCAACCTCATTGTGCCCGTTATTCACAAAGCCGACGAGCTGAACCTTAATGGCCTGAGCAAGCGCATAAACGACCTAGCTAACCGGGCCCGTATCAATAAGTTGAAGCCAGAAGACCTAGAAGGTGGCACCTATACCGTGTCCAACGTGGGTTCGTTCGGCAATGTGATGGGTACCCCGATTATTGTGCAGCCGCAAGTAGCCATCATGGCCCTAGGTGCCATCAAGAAAAAGCCTGCCGTCATCGAAACTCCACAGGGCGACCTAATTGGTGTTCGGCACTTTATGTTCTTGTCGCACTCTTATGATCACCGCGTGGTTGATGGTTCACTAGGTGGCATGTTTGTGCGCAAAGTAGCCGATTACCTAGAGCAATTCGACCCTAATACCACGATTTAA
- a CDS encoding competence/damage-inducible protein A has translation MPLLPDVEIMTIGDELLYGQVIDTNSAFMGQELAKIGLRVRQISSVSDRASEIITALDQARQRAQVVLITGGLGPTKDDLTKHVLAGYFKTELVMDESTLRHVEGIFARFNRPMLEVNRQQALVPANCEVVFNAVGTAPGMWFEDQGTVFVSMPGVPFEMKRMMTDIVLPKLQAHFQTPAIEHVVVQTAGIGESFLAEMIEDWESALPTNVKLAYLPSLGNVRLRLTGTNDGQPDLRGRMQALLPALRARIGEYIFAEEDIPLEAAVGRLLAARNLTIGTAESCTGGFLAHKLTSVPGSSRYFMGSVVAYSNDIKINQLGVNPETLAAHGAVSEATVREMAEGLRQKLGVDVALATSGIAGPDGGTPDKPVGTICIAYADQHQTVSRQFTFNRGRQINVEYTTTTILNLLRVSLPPLA, from the coding sequence ATGCCCCTCCTTCCCGACGTTGAAATCATGACCATTGGCGATGAGCTGCTCTATGGGCAGGTTATCGATACCAACTCTGCCTTTATGGGCCAGGAGCTAGCCAAAATCGGCTTGCGCGTACGCCAGATCAGTAGCGTATCCGACCGGGCCAGCGAAATTATTACGGCCCTCGACCAAGCGCGGCAGCGCGCCCAGGTCGTGCTCATAACCGGCGGCCTAGGTCCGACAAAAGACGACCTCACCAAACACGTTTTGGCTGGCTATTTCAAAACAGAGCTAGTGATGGACGAGTCTACCCTGCGCCATGTCGAGGGTATTTTCGCCCGCTTCAACCGCCCCATGTTGGAAGTAAACCGGCAACAAGCGTTGGTGCCCGCCAACTGTGAGGTGGTGTTCAACGCGGTAGGTACAGCGCCGGGAATGTGGTTTGAGGACCAAGGCACGGTATTCGTGTCGATGCCAGGCGTGCCATTCGAAATGAAGCGCATGATGACCGACATCGTGTTGCCTAAGCTGCAGGCGCACTTCCAAACGCCGGCTATTGAACACGTGGTTGTGCAAACCGCCGGCATCGGCGAGTCGTTTTTGGCGGAGATGATTGAAGACTGGGAAAGCGCGCTACCAACCAACGTAAAGCTAGCTTACCTGCCCTCCCTCGGCAATGTACGCTTGCGCCTCACCGGCACCAACGACGGCCAGCCCGATTTGCGTGGCCGCATGCAGGCGCTGCTACCGGCCCTGCGCGCGCGCATCGGCGAGTATATTTTTGCGGAAGAAGATATTCCGCTGGAAGCCGCTGTAGGCCGTTTGCTCGCGGCCCGCAATCTGACCATTGGCACTGCGGAGAGTTGCACTGGGGGCTTTTTGGCGCATAAGCTTACAAGCGTACCCGGCAGCTCGCGTTATTTTATGGGTAGCGTAGTAGCGTATTCCAATGATATTAAGATCAACCAGCTGGGCGTAAACCCGGAGACACTGGCGGCACATGGCGCCGTGAGTGAAGCGACAGTGCGCGAAATGGCGGAGGGTTTGCGCCAGAAGCTAGGGGTCGATGTAGCGCTGGCTACCAGCGGTATTGCGGGCCCAGATGGTGGCACACCTGATAAGCCAGTCGGCACAATCTGTATTGCCTACGCCGATCAGCACCAAACCGTGAGCCGCCAATTCACCTTCAACCGCGGCCGCCAAATCAACGTCGAGTACACCACCACTACCATCCTGAACCTGCTGCGCGTGAGTCTGCCGCCACTGGCATAG
- a CDS encoding DUF4197 domain-containing protein → MPAFRTLLIAAALGLASAYTASAQTKTTTAKAKTTTKAKATTTKKTTAKTATKTTAKTTTTKAATPAPAPAPVVKAPLTDAEASSGMKETLVQSVTNSVEQASQADGFNGNADIRIPFPPEAEMVSATLRKLRMGALVDNFEVALNRSAETASAQAKPIFLNAIQNLSFADAMSIVTSKEDDAATTYLYNKTADQLKTALQPIIQQSLQQTGATKLYAEMASKYNKIPMVTPLTKELEPYATQKTVDGLFTLIAEQEGKIRTNPAAAGSEILKRVFGK, encoded by the coding sequence ATGCCCGCATTTCGTACTCTTCTTATTGCTGCTGCCCTAGGTCTGGCTAGTGCCTACACGGCTTCGGCGCAAACCAAAACTACCACCGCCAAAGCCAAGACGACGACAAAGGCTAAAGCAACGACCACGAAAAAAACGACGGCTAAGACCGCTACGAAAACCACGGCCAAAACGACGACAACCAAAGCGGCTACTCCAGCACCCGCGCCGGCTCCCGTCGTAAAGGCTCCACTCACGGATGCCGAAGCTTCGAGCGGCATGAAGGAAACCCTGGTGCAAAGCGTGACCAACAGCGTCGAGCAAGCCAGCCAAGCCGACGGCTTCAACGGCAACGCTGATATCCGGATTCCTTTCCCCCCTGAGGCCGAAATGGTGTCGGCTACGCTTCGCAAGCTGCGGATGGGAGCCTTGGTCGACAATTTTGAAGTAGCCCTGAACCGCAGCGCCGAAACCGCTTCGGCTCAAGCCAAACCTATTTTTCTCAACGCCATTCAGAACTTAAGCTTTGCCGATGCCATGAGCATCGTGACGAGCAAGGAAGATGACGCCGCGACAACCTACTTGTACAACAAAACGGCCGACCAGCTGAAAACTGCTTTGCAGCCCATCATCCAGCAGTCGTTGCAGCAGACTGGCGCTACCAAGCTCTACGCCGAGATGGCCTCCAAGTACAACAAGATTCCGATGGTGACGCCACTCACCAAAGAGCTGGAGCCTTATGCGACCCAGAAAACCGTCGATGGCTTGTTTACACTGATTGCTGAGCAAGAAGGTAAAATCCGGACCAATCCAGCTGCAGCCGGCAGCGAAATCCTGAAGCGCGTGTTTGGGAAATAA
- a CDS encoding DUF4197 domain-containing protein: protein MNVFRHSLILTALLGLSFSASAQIKLGKLGDVLKSQLPKTTTSSSAGTGTVSQTEAANGLKEALVQGISKGTDQASKTDGFYLNKLIRIPFPPDAQRVANTLRTIGLGAQVDKFELSLNRGAEDAAKSAKPIFLSAIKSLTFRDVWGILTGEKDAATSYLKRTTTTQLTTAFKPIIQQSLDKVSATRYYTDLTTRYNKIPLVTPVNTDLNDYATGKAIDGLFTLVAQEEANIRENPVARTTDLLKRVFGKS from the coding sequence ATGAACGTATTCCGTCATTCCTTGATCCTTACCGCGTTGCTAGGGCTTAGCTTCTCGGCCTCCGCACAGATTAAGCTAGGAAAGCTAGGGGATGTGCTGAAGTCTCAGCTCCCCAAAACCACTACTTCTTCTTCAGCGGGCACTGGTACCGTTAGCCAAACGGAAGCTGCTAACGGCTTGAAAGAAGCCCTGGTGCAGGGCATCAGCAAAGGCACCGATCAAGCCTCCAAAACCGACGGCTTCTACCTGAATAAGCTCATCCGCATTCCGTTCCCGCCCGATGCGCAGCGGGTCGCCAACACCCTGCGTACCATTGGCTTGGGTGCGCAAGTCGACAAGTTTGAGTTGTCGCTCAACCGCGGCGCCGAGGATGCCGCTAAAAGTGCTAAACCTATCTTCTTGTCTGCCATCAAAAGCTTGACGTTCAGAGATGTGTGGGGTATTCTGACGGGTGAAAAAGACGCCGCCACTAGCTACCTAAAGCGCACGACGACTACGCAGTTGACTACTGCGTTCAAGCCGATTATTCAACAGTCGCTGGACAAAGTAAGCGCCACCCGCTACTACACCGACCTGACAACGCGCTACAACAAAATCCCGCTCGTGACGCCTGTCAATACCGACTTGAATGATTATGCCACTGGCAAAGCCATTGATGGTCTATTCACGCTCGTGGCCCAGGAAGAGGCCAACATTCGCGAAAACCCTGTTGCCCGCACCACCGATTTGCTCAAGCGCGTGTTTGGCAAAAGCTAG
- a CDS encoding ABC transporter ATP-binding protein, translating into MQIEATGLGKRFHRDWIFRGLTHTFEPNTATAILGPNGSGKSTLLNTLSGQLLSTEGTLTYSYQGKSVVVEEVPQLLAYCAPYLELIEELTLTELLHFHTRFKPLQTGLSIEGLIERMYLEKSRHKFVRDFSSGMKQRLKLGLALYAAAPLLLLDEPTTNLDRTGVEWYREHVRATAANRLVLISSNVAEEYDFCTTQLDVTSFARPAR; encoded by the coding sequence ATGCAGATTGAGGCAACCGGCCTAGGCAAGCGCTTTCACCGCGACTGGATCTTTCGAGGTCTAACACACACCTTTGAACCTAATACCGCAACGGCCATCTTAGGTCCGAATGGGTCGGGTAAGAGTACGTTGCTCAATACGCTTTCGGGACAATTACTGTCTACGGAAGGAACCCTCACGTACTCCTACCAAGGAAAATCGGTGGTGGTTGAAGAAGTACCGCAGCTACTTGCCTACTGCGCACCTTATTTAGAACTGATTGAAGAGCTAACACTTACAGAGCTCTTGCACTTTCACACCCGCTTCAAACCGCTTCAGACGGGCCTGAGCATAGAGGGTCTCATTGAACGCATGTACCTAGAGAAGTCGCGCCACAAATTCGTGCGCGACTTCTCCTCGGGCATGAAGCAGCGTCTGAAGCTAGGTCTGGCGTTGTACGCGGCTGCCCCGCTCCTGCTGCTAGATGAACCCACCACCAACCTCGACCGCACGGGCGTAGAGTGGTACCGCGAGCATGTGCGAGCCACGGCTGCTAACCGCTTGGTCCTCATCAGCTCCAATGTGGCGGAAGAGTACGACTTCTGCACCACGCAGCTCGACGTGACTAGCTTCGCCCGACCAGCCCGGTAA